The Osmerus eperlanus chromosome 22, fOsmEpe2.1, whole genome shotgun sequence genome window below encodes:
- the LOC134008868 gene encoding tetraspanin-1-like: protein MCCKGFLKLMMFIFNFCIFAAGAVILGVGVWVKVDSGSLLGVLNDIKDAPSELQQLANVGYLLIAIGAVLVVMGFLGCCGAIRESRCMLLMFFIIVLIIFIAEVAGAVIILVFQPQFQKILDELSSKVISSIRDDYGKEESLTVLWNSTMTELKCCGYHNYTDFDGSPFLNSSVNIYPVTCCNSTRTCNPGNAALSNIDGCFEKLVDLIEKNAVVLGAVALGIAALEIAAMVVSMVLYQDIGNK, encoded by the exons ATGTGTTGCAAAGGCTTTCTCAAACTGATGATGTTCATCTTCAATTTCTGCATCTTC GCCGCGGGTGCTGTCATTTTgggcgtgggggtgtgggtgaaaGTGGACAGCGGCTCCTTACTGGGTGTCCTGAACGATATCAAGGACGCTCCATCCGAGCTACAGCAACTGGCTAACGTGGGCTACCTGCTTATCGCTATCGGTGCCGTGTTAGTGGTCATGGGATTCCTGGGTTGCTGCGGCGCCATCAGAGAGAGCAGGTGTATGCTGCTCATG TTCTTCATCATCGTGCTGATCATTTTCATTGCGGAGGTGGCTGGAGCTGTGATCATCCTGGTTTTCCAGCCTCAG TTCCAGAAAATTCTAGATGAACTGAGCAGCAAAGTTATTAGCAGCATTAGAGATGACTATGGAAAGGAGGAAAGCCTGACTGTCCTGTGGAACAGCACAATGACAGAG CTGAAGTGTTGTGGATACCACAATTACACAGATTTTGATGGATCTCCTTTCCTCAACAGTTCCGTAAACATCTATCCAGTCACATGTTGCAATTCAACAAGAACATGCAATCCAGGAAATGCAGCCTTGTCg AACATTGACGGCTGCTTTGAGAAGCTGGTGGATCTGATAGAGAAGAACGCCGTGGTCCTCGGAGCCGTGGCACTGGGCATCGCTGCTCTGGAG ATTGCTGCCATGGTGGTATCGATGGTCTTGTATCAGGACATtggaaataaataa
- the pld6 gene encoding mitochondrial cardiolipin hydrolase yields MSVARAVKMVGLGAMVFTLTVEWLGWCLRWLRHWRGSQGPLKEVIFFPSEMACVEHLFTPSMFPCTCPLAHGVETSLSRLLRHILSATTTLDLCVFAFSNQELSRAVLTLHSRGLAIRVLTDKDYTLITGSQIGVLRRAGICVRCDSGSVHMHHKFAVVNGLRLITGSLNWTLTAIQSNKENILVTEEPDLVRPYLREFERLWDTNDPAHRHPASISEKPSSLFV; encoded by the exons ATG tCAGTGGCACGGGCGGTCAAGATGGTGGGACTTGGGGCTATGGTCTTCACCCTGACTGTGGAGTGGCTAGGCTGGTGCCTCCGTTGGCTCAGGCACTGGCGTGGCTCCCAGGGGCCCCTGAAAGAGGTGATCTTCTTTCCTTCAGAAATGGCCTGCGTGGAGCATCTCTTCACACCCTCCATGTT cccctgcacCTGTCCCCTTGCCCATGGCGTGgagacctccctctctcgcctcctCCGCCACATCCTGTCTGCCACCACAAccctggacctgtgtgtgtttgccttctCTAACCAGGAGCTCAGCCGTGCGGTCCTTACCCTGCACAGCAGAGGCTTGGCCATCCGCGTCCTCACCGACAAGGACTACACACTCATCACTGGCTCCCAGATAGGTGTCCTCCGCAGAGCAG GCATCTGTGTGCGGTGTGACTCTGGTTCTGTGCACATGCACCACAAGTTTGCAGTGGTGAACGGCCTGCGTCTGATCACGGGCTCCCTCAACTGGACCCTCACCGCCATCCAGAGCAACAAGGAGAACATTCTGGTAACAGAAGAACCCGACCTGGTCCGACCCTATCTCAGAGAGTTTGAGAGGCTGTGGGACACCAACGATCCAGCCCACCGCCACCCGGCCTCCATCTCAGAAAAACCGTCTAGCTTGTTTGTCTAG
- the LOC134008893 gene encoding transcription elongation factor 1 homolog has protein sequence MGRRKSKRKPPPKKKLTGDLDSQFTCPFCNHEKSCDVKMERSRNTGIISCTVCLEEFQTPITYLSEPVDVYSDWIDACEAANQ, from the exons ATGGGTCGCCGCAAGTCCAAGAGAAAGCCCCCTCCCAAGAAGAAGTTGACAGGAGATCTGGACTCCCAGTTCACGTGCCCATTCTGCAATCAcgaaaagtcatgtgatgtaaaAAT GGAACGAAGCAGAAACACAGGGATAATATCATGCACAGTTTGCTTGGAGGAATTCCAGACACCAATCACTT ATCTGTCAGAGCCTGTGGACGTCTACAGTGATTGGATAGACGCTTGTGAAGCAGCCAACCAGTAG
- the rab3da gene encoding RAB3D, member RAS oncogene family, a, translating to MALASEPVQQNQAQKDAADQNFDYMFKLLIIGNSSVGKTSFLFRYADDSFTSAFVSTVGIDFKVKTVYRNNKRVKLQIWDTAGQERYRTITTAYYRGAMGFLLMYDITSQESFYAVQDWATQIKTYSWDNAQVVLVGNKCDLEDDRLVPTEDGQRLAGDLGFQFFETSAKDNINVKQVFDRLVDVICDKMNESVNGDASPVANHKTPSLQDTPPESQGGCSC from the exons ATGGCGCTAGCAAGCGAACCAGTTCAGCAGAACCAGGCCCAGAAGGATGCGGCCGACCAGAACTTTGACTACATGTTCAAACTGCTGATCATTGGGAACAGCAGCGTGGGCAAGACCAGTTTCCTGTTCCGCTACGCGGACGACTCGTTCACCTCCGCCTTCGTCAGCACCGTGGGCATCGACTTCAAGGTCAAGACCGTGTACCGCAACAACAAGAGGGTCAAGCTGCAGATTTGG GACACGGCAGGTCAGGAGAGGTATCGGACCATCACCACGGCGTACTACCGAGGCGCCATGGGCTTCCTGCTCATGTATGACATCACCAGCCAGGAGTCCTTCTACGCCGTGCAGGACTG GGCGACCCAGATCAAGACGTACTCGTGGGACAATGCCCAGGTGGTCCTGGTGGGGAACAAATGTGACCTGGAAGACGACCGACTGGTCCCCACGGAAGACGGGCAGAGGCTGGCAGGGGATCTag gTTTCCAGTTCTTCGAGACCAGTGCCAAAGACAACATCAACGTGAAGCAGGTGTTTGACCGCCTGGTAGACGTCATCTGTGACAAGATGAACGAGAGCGTGAACGGAGACGCCAGCCCCGTGGCCAATCACAAGACCCCTAGCCTACAGGACACACCCCCGGAAAGCCAGGGCGGCTGCTCCTGCTGA
- the LOC134008867 gene encoding tetraspanin-16-like: MARLHHTYAIMRNLLLLLSSILILSGLVLLGMGVWIMYGAATFVQVMGSFSVHLVTLSYICVGVGGVLALLGIVGYLGAKKENRCLILLYFSVVTTLFIAELMGTITVLFYKDLVEFTIREASKKTLMTAYIGPASTDPISSAWNSVMIKNKCCGFDNSTEDFKNSVFSTNTGLLYPKACCVNMKDPICDGLTIEEGLLHKASCLSKLVTVIKDQSVIIGSTAAVICIMELVSMIVSVVLFVRLGNDYY, encoded by the exons ATGGCCAGACTACACCACACGTATGCCATAATGAGGAACCTGCTGTTACTGCTTAGCAGCATCCTAATC cTGAGTGGGTTGGTGCTGTTGGGCATGGGCGTGTGGATCATGTATGGCGCGGCCACCTTCGTGCAGGTCATGGGCTCCTTTTCCGTCCATCTGGTGACCCTTAGCTACATCTGCGTAGGGGTTGGAGGGGTTCTGGCTCTCCTGGGCATCGTGGGCTACCTCGGGGCCAAGAAGGAGAACCGTTGTCTCATCTTGCTG TATTTCTCCGTTGTGACAACATTGTTTATAGCTGAGCTCATGGGAACCATCACTGTCTTGTTTTACAAAGACCTA GTGGAGTTTACAATTCGTGAGGCCAGTAAGAAGACTCTCATGACAGCCTACATTGGCCCCGCCTCCACTGACCCCATATCAAGCGCCTGGAACTCAGTGATGATCAAG AACAAGTGCTGTGGCTTCGATAACTCCACGGAGGACTTCAAGAACTCTGTGTTCAGCACCAACACTGGCCTGCTGTACCCCAAGGCCTGCTGTGTGAACATGAAGGATCCCATCTGCGACGGCCTCACCATAGAAGAGGGACTACTGCACAAAGCG AGCTGCCTTTCCAAGCTTGTCACCGTGATCAAGGACCAGAGCGTCATCATCGGTTCCACAGCTGCTGTCATCTGCATCATGGAG TTAGTTTCCATGATCGTGTCAGTGGTGTTGTTCGTAAGGCTGGGCAACGACTACTACTAG
- the dand5 gene encoding DAN domain family member 5, which produces MNALMTFVFLPAVAALAFPFPRHGFRPFGKRTHDFESSGYGPDEPSRGIVKVVKLDPHNSAHSGVFRRGLVPRTVPSSRVPFPAFLAMGRPGPALPAKFAVPPLPNLRRESQSGLDMKKKQGLAMWQKAMNKGDHGKMSMSMPLPVTLKDAGKQTCTAVPFTHRVTDDGCDSVTVHNNLCFGQCSSLFVPSEGEFVGLSGPGRRRAPCSRCAPSKARTVVVPLRCGTEVREKRVMVVEECKCETGREEGKVEASHM; this is translated from the exons ATGAATGCACTTATGACTTTTGTGTTTTTACCGGCTGTGGCTGCTTTGGCTTTTCCATTTCCTCGCCACGGCTTTCGTCCTTTTGGCAAGAGGACACATGACTTTGAATCATCCGGTTACGGCCCAGACGAACCTAGTCGAGGAATTGTAAAAGTGGTCAAACTTGACCCGCATAATTCAGCCCACTCTGGTGTTTTTAGGCGTGGACTAGTCCCAAGAACCGTACCGAGTTCGAGGGTGCCCTTCCCGGCCTTCTTGGCCATGGGCCGTCCGGGACCTGCACTTCCCGCTAAATTTGCTGTCCCTCCGCTGCCAAACCTGCGTCGTGAGAGCCAATCCGGGTTGGATATGAAGAAGAAACAAGGCTTGGCGATGTGGCAGAAAGCTATGAACAAAGGCGACCATGGTAAAATGTCCATGTCCATGCCTCTCCCCGTCACCCTGAAGGACGCTGGCAAACAGACCTGCACCGCGGTGCCTTTTACGCAT CGGGTGACAGACGATGGATGCGACTCTGTGACAGTTCACAACAATCTGTGCTTCGGTCAGTGCAGTTCACTCTTCGTCCCGTCAGAAGGGGAATTCGTCGGCCTGTCTGGACCAGGACGCCGTCGTGCACCCTGTTCCCGTTGCGCTCCGTCCAAGGCACGCACTGTCGTGGTGCCACTGCGCTGTGGAACAGAAGTGCGGGAAAAGCGTgtgatggtggtggaggagtGCAAATGCGAGACAGGCCGGGAAGAGGGGAAAGTAGAGGCCTCACATATGTAA